Proteins from one Aspergillus nidulans FGSC A4 chromosome VIII genomic window:
- a CDS encoding mitochondrial 54S ribosomal protein YmL10/YmL18 (transcript_id=CADANIAT00001538), with the protein MPPRLQILPLHLRSSLPRPSTIPQPSQLLLSVQSQTRNAHILASLSDNPGAYNKRIRRGRGPASGKGKTSGRGHKGQGQHGKVPAGFNGGQTPDIVVHGERGFKNIFSLDLAPANLDRIQEWIDQGRIDPTKPITVRELAKSRCIHNPKDGVKLLARGVNAPTTTDITTPASNIAEAESPSDSLEEGTTTAPASNILKQPIHLVVSRASAAAIAAVEAAGGSVTTRFYTKASISRIMKRETHPFVSASWVAESGNPALHAAAGLDFSANTAASGNAFTQEAKIMAAKGYKYRLPDPTNRKDIEYYRDPAHRGYLSHLLKPLEGPSLFFRSPVERKTASGPKKEKVLPENRLW; encoded by the exons ATGCCTCCCAGGCTCCAAATACTCCCTCTGCATCTTCGCAGCTCTCTTCCCCGACCCTCAACGATACCGCAACCATCCCAATTGCTGCTCTCCGTTCAGTCCCAAACCCGCAATGCACACATCTTAGCTTCCCTCTCCGATAACCCGGGGGCCTACAACAAGCGCATCCGACGAGGTCGCGGCCCTGCCTCGGGCAAGGGTAAGACTTCTGGAAGAGGTCATAAGGGTCAAGGGCAGCACGGAAAGGTTCCGGCGGGCTTCAACGGCGGGCAGACGCCTGATATTGTGGTGCATGGGGAGAGGGGATTCAAGAATAT TTTCTCCCTCGATCTCGCCCCCGCCAACCTCGACCGCATCCAGGAATGGATTGACCAGGGTCGCATCGACCCCACAAAACCAATCACCGTCCGCGAACTCGCAAAGTCTCGGTGCATCCATAACCCCAAAGACGGCGTGAAACTGCTTGCCCGCGGCGTCAACGCTCCCACCACTACAGATATCACAACTCCTGCCTCAAATATCGCGGAAGCAGAATCACCGTCCGACTCGCTGGAAGAAGGAACCACAACCGCACCCGCTTCCAACATTCTCAAACAGCCCATCCACCTCGTTGTCTCGCGCGCTTCAGCCGCCGCCATCGCGGCCGTCGAAGCAGCCGGCGGCTCCGTCACAACACGCTTCTACACCAAGGCCTCCATCTCCCGGATCATGAAGCGCGAGACTCACCCCTTCGTTTCTGCATCCTGGGTTGCGGAAAGCGGAAATCCAGCACTCCACGCTGCTGCCGGCTTAGATTTCTCAGCAAACACCGCTGCGTCCGGGAACGCATTTACGCAAGAGGCCAAGATCATGGCCGCTAAGGGATACAAGTACCGTCTGCCGGATCCGACCAACCGTAAAGATATTGAGTACTACCGTGATCCCGCGCACAGGGGTTACTTGAGTCATTTGCTCAAACCGCTCGAGGGACCGAGTTTGTTCTTCCGGTCGCcggtggagaggaagaccGCGTCTGGCcccaagaaggagaaggttcTGCCGGAGAACAGACTTTGGTAG